The Vicia villosa cultivar HV-30 ecotype Madison, WI unplaced genomic scaffold, Vvil1.0 ctg.002131F_1_1, whole genome shotgun sequence genome contains a region encoding:
- the LOC131637982 gene encoding alpha-L-arabinofuranosidase 1-like translates to MSFSSSFTSFIFSLGVFLVISKCHYDVNASQITSKLVIDASSGKLIPDTFFGVFFEEINHAGAGGLWAELVNNRGFEAEGSINGTSNIYPWTIIGENQSSIIVSTERSSCFERNKIALRMDVLCHRKSCPHGGVGISNPGFWGMNIEEGKKYKVVFYVRSLGPINLQVSFVGSDNGIKLASTKIRSSGVNVTKWSKMETILEAKSTNHNSNLQITTTKKGVLWLDQVSAMPLDTYKGHGFRNDLFQMVADLKPKTFRFPGGCYVEGNYLKNAFRWKDTVGAWEERPGHYNDMWKYWTDDGFGYFEGLQLSEDLGAYPIWVFNNGISHHDEINTSAISPFVQEALDGIEFAIGSPKSQWGSLRASMGHPKPFDLRYVGVGNEDCGKYNYQGNYLEFYKAIKHRYPDIQIISNCDGSQYPLNHPADLYDFHIYTNSKDMFSQYTKFDKAPRSGPKAYVSEYAVWREDAGNGSLYAAVAEAAFLIGLEKNSDVVSMVAYAPLFVNTNDKYWTPDAIVFNSYQNYGTPSYWLQQFFIDSNGATFLNSTLNNSSSSIVASAIQYNNSQDGKNYLKVKVVNFGNSVEILEILINNLKTNVQRSGSSKVMLTSLNKMDENSFLEPTKIVPKRTSLENASNDMNVELAPYSITSFDLLI, encoded by the exons atgtctTTCTCAAGTTCTttcacttcttttattttctctttaggTGTTTTTCTTGTCATTTCTAAATGCCACTATGATGTTAATGCTAGCCAAATCACATCAAAACTAGTGATTGATGCTAGTTCTGGAAAGCTTATTCCAGATACATTTTTTGGAGTATTTTTTGAA gAGATTAATCATGCAGGAGCTGGAGGATTGTGGGCAGAACTTGTGAATAATAGAG GTTTTGAAGCTGAAGGTTCCATTAATGGGACCTCAAATATTTATCCATGGACAATTATTGGAGAAAATCAATCATCAATTATTGTATCTACAGAACGTTCTTCTTGTTTTGAGCGTAATAAAATTGCATTACGTATGGATGTTCTTTGTCATAGAAAATCTTGTCCACATGGTGGTGTTGGTATTTCCAATCCAGGTTTTTGGGGAATG AATATTGAGGAAGGGAAGAAATATAAAGTAGTGTTCTATGTAAGATCACTTGGTCCAATTAATTTACAAGTTTCATTTGTTGGATCTGATAATGGTATCAAATTAGCGTCAACCAAAATAAG ATCTTCTGGAGTCAATGTTACAAAGTGGAGTAAAATGGAAACAATTCTTGAAGCTAAAAGTACTAATCACAATTCAAATCTACAAATAACAACAACCAAAAAAGGAGTATTATGGTTAGATCAGGTCTCAGCCATGCCTTTAGATACATATAAG GGTCATGGTTTTCGAAATGACCTTTTTCAAATGGTGGCAGATTTAAAGCCAAAAACTTTTAGATTCCCAG GTGGTTGTTATGTTGAAGGAAATTATCTAAAAAATGCATTTAGGTGGAAAGATACAGTTGGAGCATGGGAAGAGAGACCTGGCCACTATAATGATATGTGGAAGTATTGGACCGATGATGGATTTGGTTATTTTGAAGGGCTTcaa TTATCAGAGGATCTTGGTGCATATCCAATATGGGTGTTTAATAATGGTATTAGTCATCATGATGAAATTAATACGTCTGCAATTTCACCATTTGTACAA GAAGCTCTAGACGGTATTGAGTTTGCTATAGGTTCCCCTAAATCACAATGGGGTTCTCTTAGAGCTTCCATGGGACATCCAAAGCCATTTGATTTGAGATATGTTGGAGTTGGAAATGAAGATTGTGGTAAATATAACTATCAAGGAAATTACCTCGAGTTCTATAAAGCTATAAAACATAGATATCCTGATATTCAGATTATCTCAAATTGTGATGGTTCTCAATATCCATTAAATCATCCCGCGGATCTTTACGATTTTCAT ATTTATACAAATTCTAAGGACATGTTTTCCCAATATACAAAGTTCGATAAAGCACCACGATCTGGTCCAAAG GCATATGTTAGTGAGTATGCTGTTTGGAGGGAAGATGCAGGTAATGGAAGCCTTTATGCAGCTGTGGCTGAAGCTGCATTTCTTATTGGACTTGAAAAAAAtag TGATGTCGTCAGCATGGTTGCCTATGCACCCCTCTTTGTAAACACAAATGACAAATA TTGGACACCAGATGCAATTGTATTCAACTCTTATCAAAATTATGGAACTCCAAGTTATTGGCTCCAACAATTTTTTATTGATTCTAATGGAGCAACCTTTCTTAATTCAACTCTCAACAATTCTTCTAGCTCGATTGTTGCCTCAGCGATTCAGTATAATAATTCTCAAGATGGAAAGAATTATCTAAAAGTCAAG GTAGTAAATTTTGGAAACTCAGTTGAAATTTTAgagattttaataaataatttaaaaacaaatgtgcaACGATCTGGTTCATCAAAAGTGATGCTTACTTCCTTGAATAAAATGGATGAAAATTCTTTCTTGGAACCAACAAAG ATTGTGCCCAAAAGAACTTCACTTGAAAATGCAAGCAATGACATGAATGTTGAACTTGCTCCCTATTCAATTACATCATTTGACCTATTAATTTAA
- the LOC131637989 gene encoding alpha-L-arabinofuranosidase 1-like, translating into MLVQLIPDTFFGAFFEEINHAGAGGLWAELVNNRGFEAEGSINGTSNIYPWTIIGENQSSIIVSTERSSCFERNKIALRMDVLCHRKSCPHGGVGISNPGFWGMNIEEGKKYKVVFYVRSLGPINLQVSFVGSDNGIKLASTKIRSSGVNVTKWSKMETILEAKSTNHNSNLQITTTKKGVLWLDQVSAMPLDTYKGHGFRNDLFQMVADLKPKTFRFPGGCYVEGNYLKNAFRWKDTVGAWEERPGHYNDMWKYWTDDGFGYFEGLQLSEDLGAYPIWVFNNGISHHDEINTSAISPFVQEALDGIEFAIGSPKSQWGSLRASMGHPKPFDLRYVGVGNEDCGKYNYQGNYLEFYKAIKHRYPDIQIISNCDGSQYPLNHPADLYDFHIYTNSKDMFSQYTKFDKAPRSGPKAYVSEYAVWREDAGNGSLYAAVAEAAFLIGLEKNSDVVSMVAYAPLFVNTNDKYWTPDAIVFNSYQNYGTPSYWLQQFFIDSNGATFLNSTLNNSSSSIVASAIQYNNSQDGNNYLKVKAVNFGNSVEILEILINNLKTNVQRSGSSKVMLTSLNKMDENSFLEPTKIVPKRTSLENASNDMNVELAPYSITSFDLLI; encoded by the exons CTTATTCCAGATACATTTTTTGGAGCATTTTTTGAA gAGATTAATCATGCAGGAGCTGGAGGATTGTGGGCAGAACTTGTGAATAATAGAG GTTTTGAAGCTGAAGGTTCCATTAATGGGACCTCAAATATTTATCCATGGACAATTATTGgagaaaatcaatcatccattattGTATCTACAGAACGTTCTTCTTGTTTTGAGCGTAATAAAATTGCATTACGTATGGATGTTCTTTGTCATAGAAAATCTTGTCCACATGGTGGTGTTGGTATTTCCAATCCAGGTTTTTGGGGAATG AATATTGAGGAAGGGAAGAAATATAAAGTAGTGTTCTATGTAAGATCACTTGGTCCAATTAATTTACAAGTTTCATTTGTTGGATCTGATAATGGTATCAAATTAGCGTCAACCAAAATAAG ATCTTCTGGAGTCAATGTTACAAAGTGGAGTAAAATGGAAACAATTCTTGAAGCTAAAAGTACTAATCACAATTCAAATCTACAAATAACAACAACCAAAAAAGGAGTATTATGGTTAGATCAGGTCTCAGCCATGCCTTTAGATACATATAAG GGTCATGGTTTTCGAAATGACCTTTTTCAAATGGTGGCAGATTTAAAGCCAAAAACTTTTAGATTCCCAG GTGGTTGTTATGTTGAAGGAAATTATCTAAAAAATGCATTTAGGTGGAAAGATACAGTTGGAGCATGGGAAGAGAGACCTGGCCACTATAATGATATGTGGAAGTATTGGACCGATGATGGATTTGGTTATTTTGAAGGGCTTcaa TTATCAGAGGATCTTGGTGCATATCCAATATGGGTGTTTAATAATGGTATTAGTCATCATGATGAAATTAATACGTCTGCAATTTCACCATTTGTACAA GAAGCTCTAGACGGTATTGAGTTTGCTATAGGTTCCCCTAAATCACAATGGGGTTCTCTTAGAGCTTCCATGGGACATCCAAAGCCATTTGATTTGAGATATGTTGGAGTTGGAAATGAAGATTGTGGTAAATATAACTATCAAGGAAATTACCTCGAGTTCTATAAAGCTATAAAACATAGATATCCTGATATTCAGATTATCTCAAATTGTGATGGTTCTCAATATCCATTAAATCATCCCGCGGATCTTTACGATTTTCAT ATTTATACAAATTCTAAGGACATGTTTTCCCAATATACAAAGTTCGATAAAGCACCACGATCTGGTCCAAAG GCATATGTTAGTGAGTATGCTGTTTGGAGGGAAGATGCAGGTAATGGAAGCCTTTATGCAGCTGTGGCTGAAGCTGCATTTCTTATTGGACTTGAAAAAAAtag TGATGTCGTCAGCATGGTTGCCTATGCACCCCTCTTTGTAAACACAAATGACAAATA TTGGACACCAGATGCAATTGTATTCAACTCTTATCAAAATTATGGAACTCCAAGTTATTGGCTCCAACAATTTTTTATTGATTCTAATGGAGCAACCTTTCTTAATTCAACTCTCAACAATTCTTCTAGCTCGATTGTTGCCTCTGCGATTCAGTATAATAATTCTCAAGATGGAAATAATTATCTAAAAGTCAAG GCAGTAAATTTTGGAAACTCAGTTGAAATTTTAgagattttaataaataatttaaaaacaaatgtgcaACGATCTGGTTCATCAAAAGTGATGCTTACATCTTTGAATAAAATGGATGAAAATTCTTTCTTGGAACCAACAAAG ATTGTGCCCAAAAGAACTTCACTTGAAAATGCAAGCAACGACATGAATGTTGAACTTGCTCCCTATTCAATTACATCATTTGACTTATTAATTTAA
- the LOC131637983 gene encoding alpha-L-arabinofuranosidase 1-like, with the protein MSFSSSFTSFIFSLGVFLVISKCHYDVNASQITSKLVIDASSGKLIPDTFFGAFFEEINHAGAGGLWAELVNNRGFEAEGSINGTSNIYPWTIIGENQSSIIVSTERSSCFERNKIALRMDVLCHRKSCPHGGVGISNPGFWGMNIEEGKKYKVVFYVRSLGPINLQVSFVGSDNGIKLASTKIRSSGVNVTKWSKMETILEAKSTNHNSNLQITTTKKGVLWLDQVSAMPLDTYKGHGFRNDLFQMVADLKPKTFRFPGGCYVEGNYLKNAFRWKDTVGAWEERPGHYNDMWKYWTDDGFGYFEGLQLSEDLGAYPIWVFNNGISHHDEINTSAISPFVQEALDGIEFAIGSPKSQWGSLRASMGHPKPFDLRYVGVGNEDCGKYNYQGNYLEFYKAIKHRYPDIQIISNCDGSQYPLNHPADLYDFHDMFSQYTKFDKAPRSGPKAYVSEYAVWREDAGNGSLYAVVAEAAFLIGLEKNSDVVSMVAYAPLFVNTNDKYWTPDAIVFNSYQNYGTPSYWLQQFFIDSNGATFLNSTLNNSSSSIVASAIQYNNSQDGKNYLKVKAVNFGNSVEILEILINNLKTNVQRSGSSKVMLTSLNKMDENSFLEPTKIVPKRTSLENASNDMNVELAPYSITSFDLLI; encoded by the exons atgtctTTCTCAAGTTCTttcacttcttttattttctctttaggTGTTTTTCTTGTCATTTCTAAATGCCACTATGATGTTAATGCTAGCCAAATCACATCAAAACTAGTGATTGATGCTAGTTCTGGAAAGCTTATTCCAGATACATTTTTTGGAGCATTTTTTGAA gAGATTAATCATGCAGGAGCTGGAGGATTGTGGGCAGAACTTGTGAATAATAGAG GTTTTGAAGCTGAAGGTTCCATTAATGGGACCTCAAATATTTATCCATGGACAATTATTGgagaaaatcaatcatccattattGTATCTACAGAACGTTCTTCTTGTTTTGAGCGTAATAAAATTGCATTACGTATGGATGTTCTTTGTCATAGAAAATCTTGTCCACATGGTGGTGTTGGTATTTCCAATCCAGGTTTTTGGGGAATG AATATTGAGGAAGGGAAGAAATATAAAGTAGTGTTCTATGTAAGATCACTTGGTCCAATTAATTTACAAGTTTCATTTGTTGGATCTGATAATGGTATCAAATTAGCGTCAACCAAAATAAG ATCTTCTGGAGTCAATGTTACAAAGTGGAGTAAAATGGAAACAATTCTTGAAGCTAAAAGTACTAATCACAATTCAAATCTACAAATAACAACAACCAAAAAAGGAGTATTATGGTTAGATCAGGTCTCAGCCATGCCTTTAGATACATATAAG GGTCATGGTTTTCGAAATGACCTTTTTCAAATGGTGGCAGATTTAAAGCCAAAAACTTTTAGATTCCCAG GTGGTTGTTATGTTGAAGGAAATTATCTAAAAAATGCATTTAGGTGGAAAGATACAGTTGGAGCATGGGAAGAGAGACCTGGCCACTATAATGATATGTGGAAGTATTGGACCGATGATGGATTTGGTTATTTTGAAGGGCTTcaa TTATCAGAGGATCTTGGTGCATATCCAATATGGGTGTTTAATAATGGTATTAGTCATCATGATGAAATTAATACGTCTGCAATTTCACCATTTGTACAA GAAGCTCTAGACGGTATTGAGTTTGCTATAGGTTCCCCTAAATCACAATGGGGTTCTCTTAGAGCTTCCATGGGACATCCAAAGCCATTTGATTTGAGATATGTTGGAGTTGGAAATGAAGATTGTGGTAAATATAACTATCAAGGAAATTACCTCGAGTTCTATAAAGCTATAAAACATAGATATCCTGATATTCAGATTATCTCAAATTGTGATGGTTCTCAATATCCATTAAATCATCCCGCGGATCTTTACGATTTTCAT GACATGTTTTCCCAATATACAAAGTTCGATAAAGCACCACGATCTGGTCCAAAG GCATATGTTAGTGAGTATGCTGTTTGGAGGGAAGATGCAGGTAATGGAAGCCTTTATGCAGTTGTGGCTGAAGCTGCATTTCTTATTGGACTTGAAAAAAAtag TGATGTCGTCAGCATGGTTGCCTATGCACCCCTCTTTGTAAACACAAATGACAAATA TTGGACACCAGATGCAATTGTATTCAACTCTTATCAAAATTATGGAACTCCAAGTTATTGGCTCCAACAATTTTTTATTGATTCTAATGGAGCAACCTTTCTTAATTCAACTCTCAACAATTCTTCTAGCTCGATTGTTGCCTCAGCGATTCAGTATAATAATTCTCAAGATGGAAAGAATTATCTAAAAGTCAAG GCAGTAAATTTTGGAAACTCAGTTGAAATTTTAgagattttaataaataatttaaaaacaaatgtgcaACGATCTGGTTCATCAAAAGTGATGCTTACATCTTTGAATAAAATGGATGAAAATTCTTTCTTGGAACCAACAAAG ATTGTGCCCAAAAGAACTTCACTTGAAAATGCAAGCAACGACATGAATGTTGAACTTGCTCCCTATTCAATTACATCATTTGACTTATTAATTTAA